From the Mya arenaria isolate MELC-2E11 chromosome 17, ASM2691426v1 genome, the window TGTGCTGTATATAAGAAGAAAATTTTATGAacaatgattgattgatttgtaacgttttgttaaaaaaattagcGCGACATTGTCTTTATGGTAAGATATATTACCTTTATCGAatattaaaaaggaataattgCATATTCAGGGTTCGATTTCGCCTTTGTATAACATTTAACTTTTTGAGGGATTGTTTTCTTaactgaaaaacattttaatataaatttccAAATCCGGAAGTAAATTACGAATTTGTCGTTGTCTATTTTTGTGAACCATATTGAAATATCCACCTTAATCTTCAACTTCATCTTCTACTACTTCTTCGTCTggttcttcttctttttcgtcTTCAGGTCCTTCTTCTTCTTTAACTTATTCTTTAACTTCTTTAacttcttctcttcttctttaacttcttcttcttcttcttcttcttcttcttcttcttcttcttcttcttctatttcttcttctttttcttatgAAGGAACTAACCGCAACTTTCCTTATCCATTAGGCATCTGGTTCAGCTCTTGTTGTGGCGGCCATTGATTTCGGCACGACCTACTCTGGCTGGGCGTTTTCCTTCAAGCATGAGTTTGAACGGGATCCAACAAAAGTATCTGCAAAAACATGGCGTGGGGGTCAGTTTTCTTCTCTCAAAGGTAACATTGTCttatcataattatcattaatgTGTGCGGTCATATGATTTGATCAAATTCGTTTATCATATAATTACAATAAAGGCTATCGCTTTTATGCGGAAATTATTCCTTTGCTTAATATTCATGTTACTGGCTTGATTAGTTAGTGAATTAAGTGAATTCAACAAGGCTCAAACACTGGTTTTAGAGATCTGTAACAAACTCATTTGCATAACGATGGGAAAATCGTTATATAGTACCATGTCCgcgcataaatattaaaccttCATGTTTTCGTATTGTGGTAGGACCAACCTGTGTGTTGATCAAGCCGGACGGAAAAACATTTGAGACTTTCGGCTTCGAAGCGGAGAAACGCTATACGGAACTGGCGGAGGAAGATGCCCACAAGAAATGGTTCTACTTTAGGCGCTTCAAGATGAGTCTTTGGAAAAAGGTCTGTATTGCAGTACCTTCAAGTTGGACGCactatatcagtgtgtgtataccatgtgataaattacgtcatacatgctacgcggaaggcaacattttgcttaaaataagacttaaatcaaagataacttttcttttactgcaccatttgaaataaaacaaagggcattctatgccgcttaaagagccccgccttcgttttattgccgaagtttgataaggtgattagtttcatcaaacacttcgataaacctgtttccaaaatattaatttgacagtgctctgtcagacggccgtattgtgaaaaggtttgtcgaagtgttttaagaaacttaactctcaatcaaactctcgtaaaagaccgaaggcggggctccgtaagcggcgtagactgcgctatgtttcatttaaaatggtgaagaaatcgtgaagttatctttgtttaaagtcttcattcgaagcaaaatattgccttccgacgtagcatttatgacacaatttatcacgtggtatacacactgatgacgcaatttatcacgtggtatacacacactgtatgcTCATACGCTAATTTAAGTTTATAccattaatttttattttgtcctGATTTGAATCACTCTGGAGAACGTTTCACTGGTGTCTTGTTTAAGAAGCAACGAGAAAGTATCCCTGCATGGGATATACCCTACATTCTCTTAAATGAGAAGCGGACagctttaccactagaccacactcACCCTCAATGATAACTAGAAAAAGAAGCAAAATTTGTTCTCGAAAACATGTTAAATGCCTTTGTTAAAGTCTGTATAGACAATTTGTTTCCGAGCCTTGCGTACACTTATAATACGAgaataatgttgtttcatgATAGACTGTTTTACgttggttttattttattattgtttaatagaTTTATACATTTAGATTGTTAAGTTGTCATCAATAAGAGTGTATTGATGCAGCTTTTTTTAATGCCGAGGTGATAATGATAATGTaacagataaaaaacaaaataaaacactaaTCCTGGACAATCTTTCGTTGCATTTCGTTTTGAttgaaattgaacataaacaaGATGGATCTattaatcttatttaaataacaagTCATGAATATATTACAATGGCTATAATAAATTTCCACGTATGAATATTACTTTCTTGTTtagaaatattgatataaatagcTGAAGTTCAAGTGCATTCAACCACTGTTTTTTATCTATTCTTATTCTTGAATGCAGGTCATTAATCGCAATACAAAACTGGAAGACGAGAGCGGTAAAGAATTACCTGCTATGACGGTCTTTTCACTATCTATCAGGTAATGACAATGACAGTTAAAGCCGATcctttgtaatatattttcatagCGTTGATTGTTGGTTAATTTAAAGGCGCACAACAAAAGttgatacttttttaattttaatgcattatcatattttactCATATGACTTCATCGATAAAAATATAATCAGAATATGATTTCTGTACTGATAAAgctattagcctttataaatgttattttttaaattatgttgccAGAAATTCCCCAGTTAAATCTGGAACATAGCTATTCTTTTTGTATCCCTACCTTAATCATATgcagtttttttatttgattatgtaCAGTCAAATCagtaaaaaaaagataatgcattaaattttaaatcataataatattttgtttgcatcAACCTGTAGTGTGCGCTTTTAATACCAGACTGTTACAAcgatatttattatatatatgcaattgCAAAAGAATAAGCTCATACAGCATGACAAGAATATTGATAAATTAACGATTAATAATATACTGGAAACTACATTGAACAAGCCCATTAGCGAACACACTGTGAAGTGACACAGGCTAAGgcataacaaacactttacaTGGCACACACTTTCACTGAAACAATAAAGATAAACGACACGGTGTACCAAACTATCTATATTAATATGCCGAATTATTTGCTCAGactttttttcataaaccaaataataatttatctGCTTTAAATTCAAAAGTCTCAAAACTCGTTAAAAGGAGAACATACCACATCGAAAATAGGTATCGTGGTTTGGTTCTGTTACGACTAACGCTGATTCAATGAAGCTgaattgaaattcatttaacGATTTTATTACTGGAAAGTTTGCAGTTTaacgttttattttctttatagaACTAAACGACAAACACGTCAATGTCACTAGCACATACGGCAACAACAAACATATCATATGCATCAAAATGATGTTCGCGTCAACCATAATTTATCTTGTTTTCATTCGTCAGGTTCCTTAAGGATGAGCTTTTAAAGAGATCCGGTGACCAAATAGGAGAAAATGGCCTGGAACCGGAAGATATTCACTGGGTGCTGACAGTTCCCGCTATTTGGAACGACGCCGCAAAACAATTCATGAGAGAGGCGGCCCAGGAGGtaatttacacaaacattggcCCGCAATATAGTTATTGTCGGATGATACGTACATTCGGAACTCCGCgtccatttttatcgaaaacaacctcggatttatgccggtacatcagttaaagtatttcgtaaaattttgaattctatctttaattaattgtagtgttttagcttgtatttattgatctaagtttaaattgattgccagtgaagtgtaatattgcaaacaaaataaggattaccaagagttaagtcattaagtttaactgctaaattaaatcactacgcgatctacttccAGAGGGCCTTAAACATgccgatttctgagtatgtaaatcGTCCATATtaatccgaggttgttttcgagaaaaatggccgaggagttccgtaTCGTGATACGTTACGGGCCAAAAAGAGAGACAATCATCGACACGATATCTGTACTTCACAGAAGTACATTCTATTTATAGCCGCATATTTATCATAGTTCACAGACGGTAATCATCTTACATCCTGTTAAAACGTGGGTTTCGACAAAAATATCACTTTCtgtcttttaatatatttgttatctaGTGTATATCAAACTTAATGGTTGTTACGTGGCAGTCACTTGCCCAATGAAAGGTGTGTAcgtataacacattttatatacataacatGTAATACACAGTCTTATtcgacgagtttaataaaaatgttattaagcGAACCTTTGGTAGTGATGAGTCGAACACCTCACAGAAATGCTATTTCCCGGTCTACACGCATTTTAGAATTACCTggaatcattttgaaaaatgtatattcaatCACTTAGATTCCGTATACATACTAGCTTCTTTTTATTGTCTCTATTTATAGTTTTAACATATCGACTTGCAGGCTGGAATACTTCAAAACATGTTGACAATAGCGCTTGAGCCCGAGGCAGCCTCACTCTACTGCAGGCATCTTCCAGTTGAGAAGGGAGATAATTCCAGGACTTGTCTCTCCAAATTTGGCCCAGGAAAGAAGTATCTTGTCCTCGACGCTGGAGGTAGGTGTTACAAAAATTGATATATCAACTAAATGTATCAAACAAAAGGAATGGTTTGGTGTACCTTGCGAGAAGGTTTTATTCTCTACATACTTTCACGTTGAATTGAATTTGTGCGTAGTGTTATAATTATCCACATTTCTAATTTAGGCGGAACTGTTGATATCGCTGTACATGAGGTTGGACCTTCCGGGGATCTAAAGGAACTTCACAAGGCGAGTGGAGGTGCCTGGGGTGGCACGAAAGTCGATGAAGCTTTTATGAATTTTCTTGGGCAGCTTGCAGGTATAAGAATAAGCATAAAAGATAAGTTTGGAGTTAAAGCTATTGTTTctctttgttttctttatttcaactgaaatttgacaacttttgcaacaataatgcaaattatgcaTCATGCTATTATTGCATTATAATATAGGACCTGACGTTATTGAGAGATTCAAAGATGTAAACATGGAGGATTACATAGATTTGCTTCGTGACTTCGAAATCAAGAAAAGGGACATTGCTCCTAGCAAGGACTCGAAAGTCACAATCAAATTACCTATTGCCCTTTCGGAGTTAGTAAGGGAGATGAAAGGGACAGAGTTAAAGAGTAAAATTCAGCAGTCGGGACTTGAAGAAAAGGTTTGAtttgttatatcattatttttctctCGTGTCTTTTCTTAATTGTCACCTAGCGTTTTCTGTATGTTGAAAACAACAATCCGtaaatcatttttctttttgcaGGCTAAACTGACTGGCGACAAGCTGAGATTAGAAGCAAGTGTGGTGAAGACATTCTTTCAAACGTCAATCAGCAGTTGCGTGAAGCATGTCTCGGTCCTTCTCGATAAACCCGTCAACCGTGGGGTTCAAGCGATTTTGATGGTCGGTGGTTTCTCGGAGTCACCTATGCTGCAAGAAACGATCAAGATCAAATTTCCAAAATTAACGATCATTACACCACCCGAGGCTGGACTTGCAGTTTTGAAAGGAGCTGTGATATTTGGCCACAGCCCCAAAAGCGTTTCAGAACGAGTTAGCAAGTACACATACGGAACCGACATTTCGGTTCCATTTGATGGGAGCAAACATCCATGGTCGAAAAGGGAAGAATACAAGAATGGTGAAGTTAGatgtaatgatatattttcaaaactcgTAGAACTTGATCAAACCATGGTAGTCGGGCAAACACAGGGTGCAAAAATTTTCACACCGATATGTGAAGATCAAAAGTTGATGTCAATGAACATATATGCGAGTAAAAACAAGGATCCTAAGTTTGTTACAGACTACCGATGCCAGAAGATTGGATCCTTCGATGTCCCAATGACCGGCACTGGTACTGACCGGTCAGTTATGGTGCAAATGACTTTTGCGGGGACGGAGATCGACGTAGAGTGTAAATAGAAGGACACAGGCAATGTTACTCACCACAAAGTGGACTTCTTGtcgtaaacaaaaaaatgacttGGTTGTgttagaaataaaatagaaatatgattggactgttatcattatttttaattggaATATAGGATTTTAGGCGGGTTAATATTTTCTCATCTTagattttttatgaaacttgcCCAAAGGCAATAAGTAACCTAAACTGCAATACCCTTCTTAAATGACTTAGTATTAAGCACATAATACGCATTCAGTTATCGAAAAACTAGCCGTTTCTTCTTATGTAAAACATGCTGTGTTATCCTGTTTAGACATATTTACCGAGAACTGTAATGTACAGTAGTCAGAAGGTAGTGTTGTTTTCAAACCTTCAAAATGAATAAGCCCTGtagataattgtataaaatagaATTGGATTTAAATCTGTATTTCTAAAACCTACCGGAATGAAAGCATTTACAAAGACTGACGATAAGGCGACTATAAATGAATCCCGCCCGTCCAAATAAAAATGACTGGAACTTTGGTCTCTATTTGCGTATCGGTCCGGTACTGTCGGTGAACGGCGTTTATTCAGACCTACAGTGTCGATGAATAACACTCACAAGTAAAACTAATTGTTACAATCGTGTTCGTGGGTAAGCGATAAGAAAGAGTATGAATGCACATTCAACGGTAAAACAGTCAtctaaaaaatatgaaataaataaataaataaaatgatccCGCCACATTTAAACGTTTAAACCCCAAGACCCCCCCCAcccaatgtaaaacaaattggatgaaaatttagcaattaatttaaattagcATAAATTAACCGTTCATGCATCCGTTTCTGAATGGTGTTATTACACATTTCTTTTTGTGAAGAGAGTAATTTTGGCATTATACGGTCCATTTATCGTATGATTGTGGGTCATATATAAGCCATTTATATGGTGATTAGTGATGTGTGTCTTTTATAAGCCATATATATGGTGATTGATGTTGTGTGTCATATATAAGGTATATATATGGTGATTGATGTTGTGTGTCATATATAAGGTATATATCTGGTGATTGATGTTGTATGTCATATATAAGGTATATATTTGGTGATTGATGTTGTGTGTCAAATATATGGTAATTGATGAAGTGTGTCATATTAAAGACATTAATATATTGATGGTTGATGATGTGTGTCCTACATAAGCGTTTGAGTACGTATAATGTCATACCTCTTCTGTAATGCAATACTAATGCAGTTTAATTTGGTTCTATCGTCCAATTGAAAGTGGTAATACTGTTCGCAAGACACTACAATATAAAGTATGTTCGTCGAACCctcaacttttattaaaatatttaacaattatcaATGAAATAGTCAGTTTACATCTTTCGAAAGAACAAGCATATCAACATACAGCAAATGAACTAATATGAATACACCTTTAAATCCGCCAAATGCTATTGTAAAATTACAAAGGCATCTTATGACCGATTATAGTTCGCTGAAGGTCGACTCAAAGCTACAGAAGGATGGATTTTTATAATATCTGAATCGTATCGTGCAATGTTGAGCCTTCGGCCGTATATTTGCTTGACAAGTTTTATgggtatttcatttaaataacatttaaagaaGCATTACTAAAGATTTCATGacgataatttcaaaattgtgtaaGACACTTGTTTGCAATGCGCATTTTGAATACATAAATTGACGTCAcacaaatgacgtcataacagACGCACATTATTGAAATGACACTGGTCTTCATTGTACCATACCATTTTAAATCCGCGTGATATTGGCCCAGGTAAATATATGCCCACTTgtacattttgaatatatattaaaattatttcagataAAGTGTGGTGTTCGTTGTGTATTATAATTAATACCAATAGGCAACCCAACATTTTGTCATCAGTATTGCTTAGAAAAATGATATCGCTGTCATCGGGATGAAAGGAAATCTCGTTGAAAAGTTTGAAGATATGCGGTTGAAATAAATGGCTTTGTTCAATACctgttgatttcagtctaaaGTATTgcatgattaaaacattagccatagaaacaagaaaaaaaatccgtaTTTCACACTGTGTTTTATGTTTCCGTATCCCTCAGTAGCCTATTGCGCATGCGCAAATCCACTTCCGCAAAATGTTTGATGTTGATTAtcaagtaattaaaaaaaagctttgacgatatgaaataaaagaaatactacATTAGTCGGTTGTTCTGTTGAATTGTATCTCTTCTCGTTGCTAGCGTCCAGAAGCCCTTGGTCTCGGTCTATATAGAGTTTACGCAAACAACTTGTAGTGACAACCACACAGATAAAACGACTAACATTATATTTCCTATCTATCTTTCTATCGataagtaaattatttatttataaattataatataatgaaatagatGTTTCAGATGTatgaatatgtaaaatataatatttgatttgaaacatcTACATATAGAACGCGTTTTAACTAAACAAGTTGCCGTCTTTGAAGCATATCTTTGTCTAGATGTTTATACCCCCTTTTCGAAAAAAGTGCCACTGTTCGTTGTCCTACCCAGCCAGCATGCTGCTATAAGAACGACGTCGGAAATAATGAAGATTATCGTTCAAATTTACGAAATCTTttcgcaattattttttttaattgctacTCTTTTTGATATTATCTAGTTTTGTAGTCATAAATGCGTTACACCACCGTATTATGGAAATGATTCgtggtaaaaatagaaaaaaatggacACTGACAAAACGCAGGggaaaattgaaatttacaTGGTTTctattgttgaaatattgaaCATTGAGTATTATGTCAACACAACTAATATGCTATCATCACTATGGTTTTTGAAAACAGCTTTTCAAAGgtttaataaatattcaaaccaGCTCATAATTAATAAGAGtatcaacataaaacatatttatttgtattatgctgtgatgaagaatatttttgctaaaattaaatttcatgttacaatttacataaaataaaaatatattgggTGAAACATACTGTTactggaaacaaacaaaaaaacatttattatttttggcgCTTAAAATAAGATGAAATGAGTTCCTGTTGGCCATTCGCTGAATGGGCGTAAAATTAATTAAGCTATCATATTTTAGTCTGATACTGACGATTtgggaagtattttttttaactcaatCGAAATACAGgaaacaaagtaaacaaaatgatactATCCGTATGTTAAATGGAATTTTGGATATCGAAAATGAAGAAAGTAGGATTTGAAGCGACCTGAATTTTCCGATATATATAATGATGAATTAGGTCCTGCCATACAACTTGTCAAAGGTTTTAGGAATGCCTACTCAAGTATTGCATGAAGCAATGTCATATTACAGGTGTAAGAAATAGAAACGGCGAACATTACAACACAAATTTTCTGTAcgaacattttatttctattcaaCACAGTTTTCGCAGTTGATTTAACGCTTCCTTGACGATAATGTTTTCCAATGGCTGGAAAATGTGCTTGATGCCAGTTTGAAAACGTTGGCCCAACAAGGTCTTCGGAAGGTGTCCTCTTGCACATTGCTGTAAGTCAAGTCGTCACATGCCCGGTTAGTAATAGTAACTTGACTTTTCGGTTGTTGGTTGTCACTTTTTGCAATCTATTAAACGCCTAACCTCTGAACATATGCTAATATACAGTTGCTACGGTGTCCACATGTCTTCGgcaaaagtgttgtttttttctaaggCCATTATTGATAGTGGCCATATTTCTTTCGCAAAATGTCCGTTTTCACAGGCCATTGATAGTGGCCATATTTCTTTCGCAAAATGTCCGTTTTCACAGGCCATTACGGGATACTGTccttttttctcctttttgaGAAGGGGGTGGGGAACGGAGAACTGGGGCGGGGAACGGAGAACTGGGAAAAAGAGGAGAATTGGCTGGTTGGTAGTTCTCTTTTCCACTTGTATTTCATATAAGACAGTAAGACAACGATTCAGCTAGTCTCGTTTCAAGTTACGAACTAATTGGGATTTTTGAATTGAACTAATTGAAcatatatctaaaataatatGGCGAGCTCATTTCATTAATTATCCCGTTCCCATTCACTCGCTGATAACAATCTAAAACCAGAAAAGAACGTATATTGAGCACCCAAGATGCTTCGTTCAGAATTATCGCAATCCACATTTACGGTATCCCCGACTTGCATCGAAAGAGTGACAGTACCTGAAACTGTCTCGAAGTTACCGTCACTGTCGTTGAAATAGAGGTACACTACTTTACTGCCGTTCTTGTTTATTCTGATTTTAGCGTCGGTCGTTGACGTGGACAGGTCAACCATGACAGAAGTTGAGAACACGTATAGACCGTCGACCGGGGTGGTGAAAACGGTGATAATCGGTGGAGGGATCACATCCCTTACATTTTGGATGTAGTAGTGAGAAAAGTATTTATGATGCAAACGAATactcgaatattcgaatattcggtattCGAATGtaaaaatcggtattcgaatgtTCGAACAAAAAACTgttgaataaatagaataaaaatgcTTTTGCATACAGCTATGTTATGGTGATTAAAGTTCGTTTCTCtagtttttacaacgattggcccttAATGGCAGAGGTGTGAATGTAATGGCAATACACTATACACACGCCATATGACATTTAGGGTACCATAAAAAGTCCCCGTAATTGTATAACTGGCTATTAGACAagtgttatcaaatatttcatttgtttcggtaaatttaaatgcctTTATCGAATAAGGACTTAAGCATTCGGCTTTcacaccaatgtgttgtcttggctgcataTTTAGCAGTGCAACCGTGCAACCGTGCAAATTCCCGTGCtgatatgaatgacatgtgctacaataatgtagttacatgtatatatgctcaaaactgttttaaatgtttcgAAATGTATAGTACAGCGTTTTAGTatatatttcctctattgaTGTACATTAGACGAGTCAAAATGcacatatgtttatgttttattattttactacggtagttcccgagttggtttggttttttCATGGTTATATCACgtagaggtcaatcccagaacgaggctgctcgtcctacggaaaTACTTTTCATTGACGCATGACGCCATTTGACCAGGAATCCATGTCatatcacattgtttacaaatatgaaggcagcagaattgaaattattcgattttgtttGTTGGTactgtattatttgtttttgaaaagcaGGAATTTCAGGGTCATTTGGGGAAATAAGGATTCGCCGCGAGTACTTGCGAAGACCAAGTAGGTTTTAAGTGTCCTGGCTATAACTTTAGCGAAAAATACTAATAGTTTACTATaacttctaaaatatgtattttggttatcgaatattcgaatattcgatcgaaagaattaccgaatattcgaatattaatattgccattcgtttgcaacCCTAATTTACATATTACCGAAGTGCTGGTATATATTCCCAAACATAACGGAATGCTTTGAGTGAAACTTTACACTGGTTAATAGTCGATAtaacaaaaagtttttttttttaaatcatatatgtaTTCGTTGTACGAGTCTCATCGAGGTGcgtgtaaaataaaaatttgatatGCTACGTAGGTCTAAATCAATACTCTTAGTATTCCATCGTGTTCGATATCTGATTCAATAAATCTATGTAATGTACCTGTAATATTCCTGAAGATAGCGTCCAAACGTTGATCGTGTACCTCAAGCGATTTCTCTTGTCCGTCGAACTTGGATTTCGTCgtgttttcaaacttttctaACTCAGTTTGTAAACTATCATATGCCTTTTCAAGATCTTGTACCTCTTTCGCTGTCTCTTCTTTTTCGGTTTCGTGTTTCTTTTCTAGACCTTGTATTTCCTTTACCGTGTTATCCACCTCAGTTTCAACATGTGTTAGTCTCTTTTCCAGCACTTCTAGTTTGGTCAGAAGCTCCTGATTTTTTATCTCAGTTCTCACCATTTTCTCCAACATTTTTTCCTCGTAGTCAAACCGTCTGTAACATCGCGGTTCATTTATGTCACACACCGTCGATTCAATCATGAGAACAATAACGAAAAATTCCCGAACGTACTTCTTAGAATACatgttcaagaaaatgtttcgATTTGAATTACGAAAGCAGCTGAGACAAGTCGCCAAATAAAATTATCGAGCTTGTGAATTTAACCTTTCGTTAACAATTCAGAAGGCAGCAGACAAAAGTTGCCCAATGA encodes:
- the LOC128223638 gene encoding heat shock 70 kDa protein 12A-like; this translates as MASGSALVVAAIDFGTTYSGWAFSFKHEFERDPTKVSAKTWRGGQFSSLKGPTCVLIKPDGKTFETFGFEAEKRYTELAEEDAHKKWFYFRRFKMSLWKKVINRNTKLEDESGKELPAMTVFSLSIRFLKDELLKRSGDQIGENGLEPEDIHWVLTVPAIWNDAAKQFMREAAQEAGILQNMLTIALEPEAASLYCRHLPVEKGDNSRTCLSKFGPGKKYLVLDAGGGTVDIAVHEVGPSGDLKELHKASGGAWGGTKVDEAFMNFLGQLAGPDVIERFKDVNMEDYIDLLRDFEIKKRDIAPSKDSKVTIKLPIALSELVREMKGTELKSKIQQSGLEEKAKLTGDKLRLEASVVKTFFQTSISSCVKHVSVLLDKPVNRGVQAILMVGGFSESPMLQETIKIKFPKLTIITPPEAGLAVLKGAVIFGHSPKSVSERVSKYTYGTDISVPFDGSKHPWSKREEYKNGEVRCNDIFSKLVELDQTMVVGQTQGAKIFTPICEDQKLMSMNIYASKNKDPKFVTDYRCQKIGSFDVPMTGTGTDRSVMVQMTFAGTEIDVECK